The sequence TAAAAGTCTACAAATGTATCTATTAattaatatgttgttttttatttacaatataaaatacaaaaaaaacctcaaaaagcCACTTAGGCCATTAATATTGCACAAACTTAATATAGTGTTCTTCAAAATCCAAACTATCACTATTGTCGATTGATTTAATGATAGTAATGGGGTTTGTAAGAACCATCATCATAAAGAGACTCACTGTGGTCATGTACGTATTGACCCTCATGATCATGGTGGTAACCGTCATGAGCGACAACTACTGGGGCAACAACAGCAGCATGATGAGCTACAACTGGAGCTACTACAGCACCATGTACACCATGACCGCGAGCTACAGTTCCAGATGGTCCAGAAATGATGGCGTTTTCATGTCCATGTACACCGGTGTCATGAGCAACGACGGTGGTTGGGACGTGGTGAGCATGGTGGGCTACAATTGGTACATGATGGGCAAGAACTGGAGCATGATGGGCGACTACTGGGGCGGCATGAGCGATGATGTGAGAGTGCACTGGGGCGGCATGAGCGATGACTCCTGGATGCTCTTCGTGCACGATTTGTCCTCCTGGTGCTACTGCGGAGATCACGCTGCCTTCGGGTCCGACCAGGGTGGTCTTGGAGCTGGGGCCTTGGATGATTTTGGCTGAGGGTTCGTGGTGGAACCAACCGGCGTTAGCGACGGCCAAACAGGCGACAAACGTAAAGAcagcctaaaaatttcaaataataaatagaataaaatctaaaaactcaATGAATACTTACAAAGGAGTTCATGGCTCAAGTTTAATAGTTCTTTACTATTTGAACTAgacacaaataataatattttccgtAATTCCGATTcggtttttatatatttttagtatgaCCTCGCTCCCAGTTCATGTCACTCTTAGATTCCGCGTTCGATACTATCGAGGCTGTCAAATTTCGCTTGTAATGGtacgttattaattttttattacgcCTGTGTAGGGTGTGgtacaaacaaatatttttttttggtcaataagataatattatttaatatttaattataatattttcaaggaATGTTATGTTGGTTATGGTGTTGGTTTAGCCCAACCATGCAAAAATTTTGAAACCGAAATTCATAAGATTATCACAGGAATGTTTCGTGTTTATAGTATTTTGGGACAAATTAGAGTTtagttgaacatttttttagtgAATTATGACTGTGCCAGTAGAGAGTATCATAATATTGGAATtatctcatttttttaattgaaaagtgGAAAATGcattgtaaaaatatacttttaaaaagttcGAGTAAGCCTTCAATCGCACAAAAGAGTTAGTAAGTGTTTCTTACTATTTTTCTTAGATCGGTTAGCGCCAATAACAAGacacataaatttaataatcaaatatcctaaatataaatacatcATAACACGTAAgagaagtactagaaggagtaatcggatatgcaagtgcgatacctcattttaaaggcaactaaaaatactttttaaaaatgaaaaaatccaaaatgaCGCCCATGAGAAAAAAtaatgattgaaaaaaaaaagaatgaaagttgatgatgattgaaaaaaaaaagaaacgtcggattaatatttttttgcgtcatattgtaggacataaaaagtgccaatgaaaaactgttttcagtattccgatatctctttaaataaaatcggtagaaggtaaaaatgattttggcaattttcgagtttttttgGATAACTCCGGAAGTATGCGgaattataaaatttcttaaacatcattttattaagctccaaacaAGCAGCAACTTCGTCTGCacttaaccgaccctgtaactcttacggcttccgagattccaatggtcgcCTTcaaatttgggacaccctgtacgtAACAAggcaaaaaagtaaatttcagGATGTTGATTACTCAGTCTGGTGGTTCTAGAGATTAATATATTCAATCCATAACTAGTGTGGTGAATTCGAGATTAAAAACCAATATTACCTTTTGTAAGTAACCTTGATAGAATATGCAAATCAAGTTTTTTAGGTAATTCAGGTGCTGACTCTCTACTATGAAAAATGTTAACCCCTTAGttaaaaagtcttttctttGATGACATATTATAGTAGGAGCTATACTtagcaattcaaaaaaaaaagagctACAAGTTTAAGAATTTGTGCCCAATTTCAGGTTCTTAATATGAATTTCATAGTATGGGGACCAGGTACAAACCGTACTCATGATGGGGACAAACAAAAGCACAGTTGAGGATTTTTAAAGACTCTATGTGCATAAGTTCTTCATTGCTTTTTCTTATTAATCTAAGCATCTAAAAGGCCTTAACAATAGTATTAAACTGGAGGTTCTTATATCCTTCAACACCAAGGTCTTTGATAACAGAGACTCTTTCAAGAGTGTATTGATTAATCTTGTAATTAAATTCTGTATAACGTCTAGTCCAGAAAAAGCTCATAGTTTATCATTTAAAGGAATTCTCAAACACCATTCGAATAGGTTAT comes from Anthonomus grandis grandis chromosome 4, icAntGran1.3, whole genome shotgun sequence and encodes:
- the LOC126734902 gene encoding histidine-rich glycoprotein-like, yielding MNSFAVFTFVACLAVANAGWFHHEPSAKIIQGPSSKTTLVGPEGSVISAVAPGGQIVHEEHPGVIAHAAPVHSHIIAHAAPVVAHHAPVLAHHVPIVAHHAHHVPTTVVAHDTGVHGHENAIISGPSGTVARGHGVHGAVVAPVVAHHAAVVAPVVVAHDGYHHDHEGQYVHDHSESLYDDGSYKPHYYH